The DNA window aggagcgggttttggcgagcggcgggctttggcggggcgggtatggcgggcggcgggttttggcggggcgggctttggcgagcggcgagcctaaaatctcaacccaacccgccaatttttggcgggtgcgcgggcgacCCGGCGGGctccggcccgttttgccacccctagttggaACATTGCTTGATAACCTTCTATTACCAGGTTCAAACCCCAGCTTAGAAAAAAATCAGGAAATTTCGAAAATCATTCAAAAGATCGCAAAGAAGACGGTAAATAATAAATAGAAATtggtatttttaatttcattcatAAATTTGAATATGGTAGTAAACACTGTcgttaacaaaaaaatatttgttttgtaaCAGTCAGAAATAGAGTATCTTGATTTTAATATGGCTCTTGATGAGTTGAATTTCAGAAATGTAAAAGTAGAAAATGAAGGATGGTTTGGAGAAAAGCTTGATAAAGATGTAAGaaaaataaacttatttaatattatttttatcatatgatTAGATTCTTATGTTTTGTgttgttttggttttgaaatcatttGTGTAGTCTTTGTATTATTTGAGGCTGCATGGATGCAAAAGTTTGGGTGATGAGAAAAAAATAATGAGGGACATAAAGATTCAACAGAAAGATATTTCTCCATTCAAATCACTAGAAGTGCTTAAGGAAACGGTAGTCTAATAAATCCATTTTTTCCTTTGGTTTGAAGGTTGAAATTTCTTGGTATGAAAGTTGAAATGTTCAAATGCAACAGTTATTGTGTGATCGGAAGAAACTCGTAATTGAAATTGAACAATTCCAAATCCAGCATAAGGAACGAGCTTCCAAGTACGATTCCTTGAAGAAAACTATAAAAGACCAAATCAAGGTAACTTATAACAAATTGGATTTTACTCAAAAACAGCTTATTCATAGTGTTTCTGTTTCTGATAATTCTATATTGTTGCAGCTTCTATGTAATGATGATTCtttgaaaaaaagaagagaatgGATGGAGTTTGGGACAAGAAATAAACATAATGTGAAAGAATTATTAGCTATAAATGGACAATTGTATTCTTTGAAAGAAAAATTGGCAGAGATGTGTAAGAAAAAGGAAGAAGCACATCGAATGCTGTTAGAATTAAGCAAGTTTTATCGTGAGGTAAGATGGTAAAATTTGAAGTAGAAGCGTAGGGCCCATCCTCTTCGTTCTCACGATTCAGACGGTTATCTGATCGGTGTCTGTTTGAGATTAATCATGGTTAAAGTTACAGATAATTTTTAAGGACCGGTCCACCAAACATATACAGCATATCGCATCTTATATGATACATTTGTCAATTTGCAGATTCACCTCTATAACATGCATTGTTCATTCATGAATAAAGTGTATCAGCTGGCCAAAGAAAAAGATGTAGCAGCCCTTGATGAGATGTCGAGTTTAGAGGTTGATATGTAGTTTAGTTCCGAATATATTATCATTGTcacttaaagaaaatatttttttcattagaAAAGCTTTTGTTGTAATTTGTTTTTGTTGGTTACTTTGATGTGTTGTTAGGTTGAGAAGTTTATGTTAAAATGGAACAATAATAAGGCTTTTCGAGAAGATTATGAGAAGAAGTTTTCGCAATCATTAGAGGGACGACAACTACGTAGTGACGGGAGAAGAAGACCTGATGAATCATGCAGTAGTATGCTTTAGTAACTGTGTGAGCAAAATGTTTGGAATAAATGCTATTCTGTTGAAATTTCAGAGCATCCCAAAATGGGAGTatcctttaataatttaaaaatgattaaattaatgTAATCATAAGCGTTCATACAAGACACGACATATGCGAGACACATcttcaatttaaaatattttaactgATAAGTTCTTCTGTATTCTAATTTATTTAAGTTTGATAAGTTATTAACCTCGTTTTGATGAGGTCGAAATCAACATACTATACATGTACTACTATTATTGCTACAAATGTTCTATGCTGCTAAACAATAATTAGTCTGTAAATCAAGCACAATGTGTAATTCTGTTACTACTATAAGAAATgtaattcttattttttttatattagtttTAGAAGCTGTTGtaaattcaatgccaagaacaaagtataatgtaagggaagaataaagaacatggaaggagaagaacacaagaattggttataactgctatttttTCACTTTCTCTTATAAAAAGAAGATTActagtttacaagaataacaaataacatctctcaccctaaattaggatttgcagcgttgcaatgatgagagattagtatgctatttataataaaatctaacatactaactaatgggcttttgccacaaggtccattacacaagtcaacttaataaacaagctaacttaacaaatgagggtttaaacactaaaacctaatttaacatgctaactaccttagcatcttcgacacctgcatgctagatccatcttcgactacagcatgcactcTTCGACaacagcatgtgaacaaccttcaactTCATGCTTAACACTGTTGAACTGTCGaatcaagaagctacccttcgaccatactagagttcgatccaatatcttacAGAAGCAGATTCAAAGAGTTGCAACTGTGGCTTGTAAAACAATCAAAGTGTCACCACAAGTATGTTAAAGTTAGTTAGTTGATTATGGTTTTTTAACTATATGAAGACCTCTCTGTGTAATTTGTATTCCTCATTCAGTAAATTCACTTCTCTCTCAAAATTACTTTTATCTTTCTTTGATTCTTCAAATTATGAAATAACTCGAAAGTCAAGTTTCCCAATAACCACCACATCTATAAGGATTCTCCTATTTAGAATCACAAACATAATATGAATTTCCGCTATGATTACATACTTTCCATACTTtccaaagagagaaaagaaaaagcaGAACGCATTCCAATATTAATAGATATAATTTCATCAAGGAAAGGAAAAAAGTCAGAGAGAGACAAAATTCGAACGATCCAAAAGCAATTGAACCAAAGGGTCATGTGTTTTCTAGTAAGCAAGTGCTATGTTATTAGAGATAACATAATCAAAAATTCATGGGCATTTATGGTTCTTAGAAACCAATCATACCATGCCTCGTGATTGCTTTTGCGTAACCTTTTGTTATAAATCCTGcatatgttttatcttggttaaaTTCTTATATTTCAGCTCAGTTCTGTGTTGCTTTATGTGCATTCAGTGTTTGCATCAAAATAGAAGGGCTAACCAATTATTCATATCGAACTtagtttcttttaattattaGTTGCCTTATTTAAAAATGTCTTTTGATAGGAATTAGAGAAGCACCTTGACTTTAGTGTTCTTTATTTAAATCCCAATAGCTACATGATAAATAACTTACTATAGCATCATCTTAAACCAAGATCAATTCTAGATAGTTTGcaaattttttaaagtaaaaagttACAGTGTTTGAGTTTTTTATTTGGTGAAGCATTGTTTGAGTTTTTTAAAACCCTTTAATTATTTGAAAAGgtataagaaataaaaataatttaaattccatATCTCAACTTTCATTGCGTGGGATGCAAGTGTTtaacaatataataattaattactaACTAGCCACTTAAATTGTCATTAAAATCAGTAATCCATAGCATGTACTAACAAGTAAAACCTAATCAGAGAGGTAAGTATCTGGATTCAATGATATATTTTGGTTTGattaaatcaaacaaaacttattattattattattattattattattattattattattattattattattattattattattattattattattattattattattattattattattattattcatttttctGATTACTTCTGAtcttttattttgtcaaaatcaGGAAAGTTTAACATCATGGAGAATAAGGCAATTGATGAAAATTCAGGACATGATTCCAAACTTGTTCATCAATTTTACTTTGTCAAGCTATGGCCAACAGTTCCAGATTCAATCTCTCAAATAAAAAAGGAAGAGAAAGTGACTGAGACAATGAATCGGGACATTTCTAAAATCACAGATAAGATCGCAAAGAAAATGGTATATAGTAAATAAAATTGGTATCTTTTAATTTcattaatatatttgaatatggCAGAATACATTGACATTAacgaaaaatatttgttttgtaaCAGTATGAAGATCAGCATCTTGAACATGTGTTGAAGAGGAAATATACACATAGTGGACGAAGAAAGAACAAGGAACTAATGGATTTTAATATGGCTCTTGATGAATTGAATTTAAGAAATGTTAAAGTAGAAAATGGAGGATGGTTTGGAGAAAAGCTCGATAAAAGTGTAAGAAATTCTATATTTTTAGTAGTATACTATTTTTATTATCTGATGAGTTcttatgtttttttgtttttgttttggttttgaaatcatatGTGTAGTCTTTGAATTATTTGAGGCTACATAGAAGCAAAAGTTTGAGTGAAGAGAAGAAAATTATGAGGGACATAAAGATTCAACAGACAGATGTTTCTCCATTCAAATCACTAGAAGTACTTAAGGAAAcggtaatttaataaaaaaaaaaaaaattcttgggTTATGAAGGTTGGAAATTCTTGTTATATATGAAAGATGAAATGTTCAAATGCAACAGTTATTGTGTAGCGAATGGATATCCTATAAATGGAGATTTGGAAACTTGGAGCAGATGATTAGAGAGAATTATTACTCGAGTGGTCGATTGAAGCTCGTATTTGAAATTGAACAATTCCAAATCCAGAATAAGGAGCGCGCTTCCTTATATGATTCCATAAAGAAAACTATTAAAGAACAAATAAAGGTAACTTATAATTTATTTGCTTGAATAAAAAAATAGCTTAATTAAGGTGTTATCATTGAGTGTGAtacatattttctattttgtggtAGCTTCTACGTGACGATGATTCTTTGGAAAACAGAAGAGAAAGGAAGGGAGGTTGGACAAGAAATAAACCTGCAGGGAAAAATTTAGTAGTTACTGGAGAGTTGTATTCTTTGAGACAAAAGTTGGATACGAAGTATCAGAAAAAGGATGAAGCACGTCAGAGGATTTTGAAATTAGACCAATTGTATCATGAAGAGGTAAGATGGTAAAATAGAAGTAGAAGCTTATGAATTATGATCTTCTTCGTGCACACGATTCTTCAAGAGATTGAGATTAGTCGTGGTTAAAAGTGCGAACAGTTTTTAAATACTGGTCCACGAAACAtgtagaacttgcaaatatttttttatgttactTTTGTGAATTGCAGATTCTCCACTATAACAAGCATTGTTCATTTATGAATAAAGTTCATCAGttggctgaagaaaaagatgtagCAGCCCTTGATGAAATATCACACTCAGAGGTTGGCTTTTGGTTTAGTTCATATTTATGAATAAAACTTATGTTCATTGGAATATAAGATTCTGTTTTGATTAGGGGTTTGTTTTTGTTGGTTGTTTTGATGTGTTAGGTTGGGAAGTTTATGTTAGAATGGAACAATAATAAGTCTTTCAGAGAAGATTATAagaagaagtttcttcaatcatTAGAGAGACGACAACTAAGTCGAGACGGACGAAGAATATCTGATAAATCATGCATTAGTATACTTTTATAATGGTGTGAGAGCCAAGATTATTAAGAATAAATGGTATTCTGTTTAAATTTCAGTGACATGACAATATGATTAAAGTCGGTAATAAGAAAATCCTTTTCCCTATAAGAAAATCCTTTTCCCTATCAAACTTACTTGTAGTGCAAGTCCTCTCTAATGTTATCCTAGTTCCATCATATAATGGCAGTACAATTGATTAAAGGTTCTCAAATGATTTCACATTTGCATTCTCTACATGAGCAGATTTATTTGAAAAGTTTACATCAACTATGATATTAAATTGCGGTTGTGGCGGTTAGATTTAGATCGCGGTCATTGCGATGCGTTATGTGACTGTAACAGTGCGAATtttattaagttgtgtttgaaATACAATGTTAAAAAAATACTTAATGTAAAGTATTTGTCATTACATTCTAAGTAAATTGAAATTTGGGGTTCTGAATTATTAAAATTTGACGAAAACACTAGAAAAAACATAGGTGAAATTGAAATTGTCTGATGTGATTTTTAAGATGATATGAGACGATCTTAAATCATACCGCAATTATAATTCAATACAGTGGCGGAAACTACCAGATTCACAATATTGCAGTTGCAGTTGCAGCTACGGAAtacaatttaaaaccatgctaCTAACCGAATTCTTGATCATTTACTTAGATTTTATATAATTTGTGGGCCTTAAGCCCAAATATATGGGCCCACTAATACAAATAAATATTGGCAATTACTCATTGCACCCTAATACATTCTCTCAAGTCTccatcaaaattttcaaaatacacAATGTTTTTAAAAATGCTTAATCGGACGCACCaaattcttttttttacaaaaatttagttCGGATATGTATCTCTGAATATTTTTGGGGTAAATTCGGAGATGTCTCTCTGAATATCCAatttcttccaattatcatcaatttctttaaaaaattagaaaaataaaaataaaaattttcttaattttttttttattattcctataaatactaaaattatttacttaattattatttttttaataataattattttcttgaCTAATATATAATTCTCTTATAATTATTGTTTTGACTGAAATATAATTAAGAAAATGGGTCATGCACTGACAGTCTAAAATATTTtgacactgtcaaccaatcaccaccatgtatccaattaaaacattcttttatttaaaaaaaaattaataacatgACATATTAATGATTCTCTATTGGATGacaatgtaaaactattttacactgtcagtgcactaccttttaactcaatataatttatatagactaattattataaaatattattataaattattaaataataatagtaattataattatttttttaaaaccaatTGTTTTCAAGACATAGACTAATAATTTAACTCTTACTTCGCCTTTTTAAGTTTGTAAAAACAATTACATTTTAAACGTTTTAtgttaaataattcatttcaagtaccaaaataataaataatataaaaacttgatttaaaataatataatttaataaaaaatattgaattataataaataaaatattattttttatattaataaaatattaatataataatataggaaataattattatagaaaataataaCACATGAATTTTATATTAGTCAAGAAACTATTTCTTATTGAAACTAATCATtattaaagtaaataataaataaatttatataaataaaaaatattctatttcaataaaaaaattatttttttatccaATTTTGCTGAAAAATTGTTGACAATTGGGACTAAATGTATCttcagagatacatctctgaattTACACCAAAACAATTGGAAAATACATCTCCAaactaaattttgaaaaaaataattatatttagtgCTATTGGAGATGCACTTTTGAAATCTCCCAAAAATATTTTCGAATTTTCGAGGTGCGCCCTATATGTAAAGGTGAATGAGAAATTGTCTAAATAAATATTTGGGGGTTGGAAAGATGTTGCAAAAATATGGGCCTTAAATTCcaaaaacaatttataaaatttgtgttagttaattttaaataaaattttaataaaattaattaaaattattaatttataattaaaaatattggttagtaaattaaaaatatagttatATACACTTTTTGTTTTGgagtaaaatatatattttattgctaAAAAAACAGTTATATACACttttaatttatctttttaattgtttttaatttttaatctttattttttatgcaCCAGTAGTTAGGATAAATGGTGTTTTAATGAAATGATAACGAAGAGTTGTCACCGACACTTCATTAAAAAATATTTCCTAACTATCtatgtataaaaaaaataagataaaaaaagttaaaaacaactaaaaagataaattaaaagtgtattcaaatttatatatatattaatataagaaaattaatggtcaTGGAAGAgtcaaaaatacccttatttgattttttgccaccacattaaaattgcaGGTTTTTTGTCTTTGCACCATGAAaaccttaattttattattaaaataatacaactcttatattttatcaaacttattaaatctctcttcattctctattttttttctctttcatcattttctcacttctttcttccacaaaaaaatctataattgatatatatattttttatatacgaaaaatgatatttatgatcgaaatattttttaatcaaaaatgacatacgggaaaaatttattcaaaaaatctattattgatctaaatattttaatatacgaaaatttaatattgatccaaatatttctgtaaatgatacctaaataaaaataaaatttgtatacggaaaaaatctattatttatgaaaaatcatatttacgatccaaatattttttattcaaaaatgatatacgggaaaaaatctactattgatctaaatatttttatatacgaaatttgctattgatccaaatatttttgtaaatgatgcctaaacaaaaatgaagtttgtatatggaaaaaaaatttattattgatctaaatatttttatatacgaaaaatattatttatgatccaatTATTTTGTATTTCAAAATGGAATAAgccaaaaatctattattgatctaaatatttttatatacgaaaatttaatattgattcaaatatttctgtaaatgacacctaaacataaataatatttgtatatggaaaaaactattctttacgaaaaatggtatttatgatccaaatatttttaatccaaaatggTATACTGAAAAATAATCtactatttatctaaatatttttatatacaaaatttactattgatccaaatatttttgtaaatgatacctaaacaaaaatgaaccctgtatacgggaaaaaatttattattgacctaaatatttttatatacgagaaatggtatttatgatcaaattttTCTGATCCAAAAATAGCAtatggaaaaaaatatattattggtctaaacattttaatatacgaaaatttaataatgatccaaatatttttgtaaatgatacctaaacaaaaataatatttgtatacgtaaaaaaaattattatttacgaaaaatagtatttttgacccaaatattttttattcaaaaatggtatacggaaaaaaattattattgatctaaatatttttatatacgaaatttactattgatccacatatttttgttaatgatacataaacataaatgaagtctatatacggaaaaaaaattattattgatataaatatttttatatacgagaaatggtgtttatgattaaatatttttaatcaaaaaatgaTATactagaaaaaatctattattgatctaaatatttttatatacgaaataatcaattatttatctaattttttaaatat is part of the Vicia villosa cultivar HV-30 ecotype Madison, WI linkage group LG2, Vvil1.0, whole genome shotgun sequence genome and encodes:
- the LOC131648140 gene encoding proton pump-interactor 1-like, which gives rise to MENKAIDENSGHDSKLVHQFYFVKLWPTVPDSISQIKKEEKVTETMNRDISKITDKIAKKMYEDQHLEHVLKRKYTHSGRRKNKELMDFNMALDELNLRNVKVENGGWFGEKLDKSSLNYLRLHRSKSLSEEKKIMRDIKIQQTDVSPFKSLEVLKETLLCSEWISYKWRFGNLEQMIRENYYSSGRLKLVFEIEQFQIQNKERASLYDSIKKTIKEQIKLLRDDDSLENRRERKGGWTRNKPAGKNLVVTGELYSLRQKLDTKYQKKDEARQRILKLDQLYHEEILHYNKHCSFMNKVHQLAEEKDVAALDEISHSEVGKFMLEWNNNKSFREDYKKKFLQSLERRQLSRDGRRISDKSCISILL
- the LOC131648139 gene encoding uncharacterized protein LOC131648139; this encodes MRDIKIQQKDISPFKSLEVLKETLLCDRKKLVIEIEQFQIQHKERASKYDSLKKTIKDQIKLLCNDDSLKKRREWMEFGTRNKHNVKELLAINGQLYSLKEKLAEMCKKKEEAHRMLLELSKFYREIHLYNMHCSFMNKVYQLAKEKDVAALDEMSSLEVDM